The proteins below come from a single Mya arenaria isolate MELC-2E11 chromosome 6, ASM2691426v1 genomic window:
- the LOC128239404 gene encoding uncharacterized protein LOC128239404: protein MERVAEQYDDIHLNENREKHALFACSNEIKACVDPFAVISSLIAKTLLDKNVLDDFSQRYQHETNREVICEDMLTVLISQKVRFQSFVHVLDECGYKELAARLNLLYVHSVDPSSTGVGKSNKLSSRASKYFSNLKRLLQNGVMKESKTALQQLTERFVKRLKTEKCAVIRQELADKCILTVCAEADAKAISFDENLHDSDVFSRFHQFITQSSNTLISRAMYFGRLANAYAMVGKFDESEHFMTEARSCAFHLPECLEVTNIFYIDVYIKLWQYETNPTQELRHEIFLWARMGLQSVNNETDENRMLWTRLFDLKMVFTLLGLGNRGVINKNCVVQASDVSQAKELLADVDKHWTGIANRRKMNYYVARARILQLEGHDTLCLNNLGMALGIAKDGQFKEKEFISKYFASVESNISGHGSNSHHSVSEFQYAQSWKRNLADSIFSDSIFSEHTATNALDHFETTSEDAVSCTCLKRALDVCECSFSTFSEHTATNALDHFEIYSEDATSCTCLKLPLDVCECPFSTIVNTITENKSTTLYNEGSEGNDEINYLSNIGFYSQANCKHADDNLIPEINPDLARARTVRRGLCGDFSPPSSLQENALDVCSITGPYALPQICRDIPTRFSFQENSLNVQTVIAPFAMPQEFSDFRPRSAFQEKSLNLVSINGPLALPYLSIDQSNNVYEKDTDANIGNCSVHMK from the coding sequence ATGGAACGCGTGGCTGAACAATACGATGACATACATCTAAACGAAAACAGAGAAAAACATGCACTTTTCGCTTGTTCAAACGAAATAAAAGCGTGTGTAGACCCATTTGCAGTCATTTCGTCGTTGATAGCGAAAACTCTGCTGGATAAGAACGTTCTAGATGATTTTTCTCAGCGATATCAACATGAAACAAATAGAGAAGTCATTTGTGAAGACATGCTTACAGTACTTATTTCACAAAAAGTGCGCTTTCAAagttttgtacatgttttagaTGAATGTGGATACAAAGAACTCGCCGCACGGCTGAACCTTTTATACGTGCACAGTGTCGATCCGTCTAGCACTGGTGTTGGGAAATCAAATAAGCTCAGTTCACgtgcatcaaaatattttagcaacTTAAAACGACTTCTTCAAAATGGAGTGATGAAAGAGTCAAAGACAGCTCTTCAACAGTTAACAGAACGATTTGTTAAAAGGCTTAAAACGGAAAAATGCGCTGTCATTAGACAGGAGCTTGCGGACAAATGCATTTTGACAGTATGCGCTGAGGCGGATGCAAAAGCCATTTCGTTTGACGAGAATCTTCATGATAGTGATGTGTTTTCACGATTTCATCAATTTATTACACAGAGCAGCAATACACTCATATCGCGTGCTATGTATTTCGGGAGACTAGCCAACGCCTATGCTATGGTAGGAAAATTTGATGAAAGCGAGCACTTCATGACGGAAGCACGTTCCTGCGCGTTTCACTTGCCTGAATGCCTCGAGGTTACGAATATATTCTATATAGACGTTTACATTAAACTTTGGCAGTATGAAACTAACCCTACACAAGAGCTTAGACACGAAATATTTTTGTGGGCAAGAATGGGTCTTCAGAGTGTTAACAATGAAACGGACGAAAACAGAATGTTATGGACACGGCTTTTTGACCTGAAGATGGTTTTCACCCTGTTAGGACTTGGAAATAGGGGTGTTATTAATAAGAACTGCGTCGTTCAGGCGTCGGATGTCAGCCAGGCGAAGGAGCTCTTAGCTGATGTTGACAAGCATTGGACTGGTATTGCTAATAGgcgaaaaatgaattattacgTTGCAAGGGCAAGAATATTGCAACTCGAAGGTCACGATACACTATGTCTGAACAATCTTGGTATGGCCCTGGGGATAGCCAAAGATGGACAATTCAAAGAGAAAGAGTTCATTTCAAAGTACTTTGCATCCGTTGAGTCAAACATTTCTGGGCATGGATCAAACTCACATCATTCTGTTTCAGAATTCCAATATGCTCAGTCATGGAAAAGAAATTTGGCTGATAGCATATTCTCGGATAGCATATTCTCGGAACATACTGCAACCAATGCGTTGGATCATTTTGAGACAACTTCTGAAGATGCTGTCAGTTGCACATGTTTGAAACGTGCACTAGACGTTTGTGAATGCTCGTTTTCTACATTCTCGGAACATACTGCAACCAATGCTTTGGATCATTTTGAGATTTATTCTGAAGATGCTACCAGTTGCACATGTTTGAAGCTTCCATTAGACGTTTGCGAATGCCCTTTTTCTACAATAGTGAACACaataactgaaaacaaaagtacAACACTTTACAATGAAGGGAGCGAAGGAAAcgatgaaataaattatttgagcAACATCGGTTTCTACTCGCAGGCGAACTGCAAGCACGCCGACGATAATCTTATTCCCGAGATCAATCCCGATTTGGCAAGAGCCAGGACAGTGAGGCGTGGGCTGTGCGGAGACTTTTCGCCACCCTCTTCATTACAGGAAAACGCACTGGATGTGTGTTCAATAACTGGACCTTACGCTTTGCCTCAAATATGCAGGGACATTCCGACGCGGTTTTCATTTCAGGAAAACTCTCTAAATGTGCAAACAGTAATTGCACCGTTTGCCATGCCTCAAGAATTTTCTGACTTTAGGCCACGCTCTGCATTTCAGGAAAAATCTCTAAATCTGGTATCAATTAATGGACCGCTCGCACTACCTTACCTTTCGATTGACCAGAGCAATAACGTGTATGAAAAGGATACGGACGCCAACATTGGTAACTGTTCGGTACACATGAAATAA